TGCATACACCTCAACGTTCTTCCTAGTTCCATACTTGACTAATGTAGTAATACTAGTTGCAATCTATAGCCCACCTGGCCTCTTAAAAACGTAGGTGCAAATGAGCAATATGCAACGGTGTTCCGTTGTCAAAAACCTTGTAGGACTGTGAATATTAGTAGGTAACGGTCATTGAGCAACTTCAATTCCAGTGCACAATTTTTTCCTTCTGCTTCCaagatgttcctcaaattgacAGGCATGTCGAAGTGCTTGCAGTGCAAATGTAAGTAAAATAGCCTTGCATCTTCTGAGAACCTTAGCAGTAAAATGGTAGTCAAATTCGCAAGTTATCCATTTTTGTCCACATTTCGGATTAGAAATGCATTCACCTCACCAGATGAATATCCAGGAGCTCATGCCATGTTTAGTAAGCCAGCAAATGACTAGTGTGCCAGCATTTTACCAGTAATCTCTGCAGGAACACTGTCCATCTTCAAACCGGTGGAATCTTGCCCTGTCCCGGATGATTATCACCCGACCATAGACTTTAGAGATAAGTTTTGCCACCACATGACAGTCTCCACATATTCGGAGATTTTTTATCACTCGAATAGTCTCCCCAGGTGGTGTAGAAATTAACCCGAATGCAATGGCCAGCTTTTCGCTATGGTAGCACAAAGCatactgcttctcctcctccccaatGTCATGTAGCACATTGCTCGTTTCTGGCTCATATCCCAGTTCACTAATTCTTGACACAATGTCATCTAGTGTTCTATATATCTCCCTCCATCTGAGGTGCTCTTTGTCACCATTAATAAACTTATGCATTACACCATCTATTTCTGTGTAGCTGAAGCCAGGGACTTTCCTCACATCATTGCTTCTCATGGTGTCACGAACCCGACCAACATCTGCCCACCGGGCCTTGGATGCATATACATTGGAGAGAAGCACATAGTCACCATCAACGTTAGAACCAAGCTCAGCAAGCTTCGTGGCAGCCAACTCTGCTAGCTCCACATTTCCATGCATCTTAGCCGCACCAAGCATTGTCTGCCAGAGCACAATGTCTGCTGGAAATGGCATATGCACAATCATGTCATGAGCCTCATCAAGGCGCCCCGCACGCCCAAGAAGGTCCACAATGGTGCCATAGTGCTTCATATTGGGAGGAACCCGCATGGAATCGAAAACCCTGCGCCCATCATCGACAAGCCCAGCATGGTTGCACCCTCCCAACACAGCAAGGTAAGTTACTTCATCAGGCTCAATCCATGCTGGCATTTCATCAAACAATTTCAATGCATCTGCCCCATGCCCATGTGTGGAAAGTGCCTGAATTGTAGCATTGTAGGACACAAGTGTTCGGTCTTCTAGCTTGATGGAATGGAAAACTTCAAGAGCCCGGCCCAATGATCCACACTTGGAGTACATGTCAATAAGCGCATTGCAGACACGAACGTTGTCTTCAGCACCTATTTTACGAGCAAACTCGTGCACACCTAATCCGTCCTGTAATGCTCCAAGCTGTGCACATGCAGAAAGCGCGGCGACAATGGTCACCTCATTTGGCTCCTCCCTTGGCAGAAACTCCCGAAAGCTCCCTGCCAGCCTGTGGAACAGCACCAACGCGAGGTTCGGCTCTGTCCCCTGCGCCAAACCCGCAAGCAGCGCGTTCCATGTGGCCACATCCCGGACGGGCATTTCATCAAACACCTTCCGCGCGGACGGGAGGTCGCCGCACTTGGCGTAAGAGTCCAGCAGCGTGGTCATCAGGCGGACGTCGGCGGCCACACCGAGGCGGACGAGGATCGCGTGGAGCTGGAGCGTGGCGAGCGCGTCGGAGCACCGGGCGGTGGCCTTGAGCGCGAATGAGAGGGAGAGCGCGTCGAggcggggccgcggcggcgccggcgcggggagtaggcggccggcgaggaggaggagggaccgCGCGGGCTGCGGGGAGGCCGCGAGGCCCCGGAGCGCGGCGTTGAGGTCgttggtggcgggggcggggagcgagcggaggaggaggagcgcgtaGGGCAGCGCGGTGTCGTGTGGCGAGAGCGCGAGACGGTCGAGGAAGCGCGCGCGGAGGGGTGGGTGGGAGCAGAGGTGGCCCGAGGTGAGGAGGCGCGCGTGGAATTGCTTGTAGTGGGACAGCGTGGTCAGGCGCGGGAGGAGGGACTCcagctgctgcgccgccgccgccgccgcggccgtggacggcggcgctggtggcatTGGGCGGGTGGGCGTGGGCCGTGGCACGACGCCAATCCCTTGATGCCGTTTTGAGGCAATTTTTCTTTCGAAAATATCTTGTTTTCTTTAGCCCCCGCCCCTCCGtcgcctcctgctcctcctggatccagcctcgccgccgcctcccctccgcgACGCGCCAACGCACCGCACCGCCTGGCCGCCTCGCTCCCCGGCCGCTCATCCGAGCTTCGCGCGCCACCCCCGCATGGCCTCCTACCTAGGTACGGAGTACCATCTCCCAAAAAGGTCCAAAGCGGCCAAAGGCAAGCTGATCAAAGGGCCAAAGCCAAATTTATTAAATTCATACCTGACATCTGAGAGAATAGTAGGCTGTAGGCTACAAAAATGAGGTGGTGAGAATTTAGATGGTTCTGTGCCTTGCAACAAATTCCATTGAGTAGTTGAAAATGCGCATGTGGAATGTTTTTGTTGGAATTGTAATCTGTCTCAGTAACAATTCATCTCTGAGATGAAGATGATCTAACATTGTACGATGCATGTAATTCGTTCTGTGCTCCAAGTAGAGCTAGCTGATCAAGAACATTTTCTTGCCctatttcattcaaaatattCAGGGAAGCTTAAAACCAGGTAGATGCAACGACTATCATGGCTTAGTATGAACAAAGCATGAATGCATAATGGTGTCAAATTCTGCATATTGTAAATAGTTAAGTCATGATATACTTTATATCAAATTAATTTATGCACAGGACACCACCAGAGCACTGATTTGCAAGTTTATATATTAATCATCTCTTCTGTAAAATTCTGGGGAATGCTACATCATTTGACCTACAATTCCAAAAAATGAGTTGGAAGTAATTTAACAAGTTATATTGTGAGGCAATAAATGATATCTATACATTGTCATCTACATGGTGAGCCTCAACTCATGGATCTCCATTCTGTAGTTAGTGACAGTTTCAAATTAGATTTGTTACCAATGATGCTTTGatatttgtttttttgaaactaAAGCTGGCAGGAGATTTGCCAGATTTATATATTAATATAGAAGAAGGTTACAAAGGCCTAGGCCAAAAAGTGAAAAGTACAGATCTGAAAATGATCGCAGTTACTCATGATCTAAAAGTGCCTCTAGGTGTTTGGTGGCCTCGCCATGACCTAGCACTGGTAACAAGTCAGGAGACCCACGACAGATTGCATTCGAGAAGATGCCCTGCTCAATCAGGAGACTCAGATGACAAGTGTACATCtcctttcctttgtttttttttacttgggTGTGTTAAAATCCATTCATTTGCTAACTACTGTAGTGTTTTTGGATGGAATTCTGGGATGGGTGAAGTCACTCTTTCACTGATTCTTTAAGCCTGGTGGCACCTGATTATGTTGGTAAATTTTATTTGTTTGATACCACTGGCTGATGTTGATTAGTCGCAGTGTAATGAAACTTCCGGTTGTCCTCTTTCCTTTCACACTTTATGTTACAAAATCAAACCCACCAGACCATAGCTATAAGTGAGAGTTAATTGAGGCTTACCCCTGCCATGCCACATTGTTGCTTAGTTTCTATGCTCCAATATGTTACAAAACATTAGTTACCAAAGGAAACAATGCTGAAAAAGAAATCCGCATCCACAAAAAAGCGTTATGGTGTCCATATGGATCGATAGTTTGCCGTGAACTACTTCAGCAAACAGTGCATTCGGTGCTTTGGCTTGCAATCTGTTTCGGATATCTGGTCAATGGGAGGACAAAAGGGGGGACAATATAGAGCGTCGACGTGAGAGGATCTCTAgtctagtggttagagcatctGAGTAGTATCTAGCAGAGTAGGTTCGTGTTCAACTGGAATATGTAGGGACTTCCCCTACTGACTTCAATCAAATATAGAGTGTCGACTTAAACGCCAATAGAACTGATACTGTATTGTGAGCTCATTGTTGGAGGGACCTTTGCATGGACTGTTTGGACAAAttgtttgtaattttttttgataGTTTAAACAAGATTCTTTTTTATGATTCCATACAATTGCTATCATTTTGCGTTGAGAAGCTGAGGTCAATTACGGGGCAAATGTTTGCCTTCTACGTTTCTTCACTTCTTCCCCCGTATACGTTAGTGTTGACAATGCCCGTCAATATAACATGCCAACACTCGAGTCGAAATGGTAAAAGATGGACCTTTTTGTGTTTTATTACCTCCGGTCATGAAACTGCCTACTACGCAGCCCATCTACCAGGCTGGGCCTGTGCCACTTTGTTACGGTCTGCCCTGGTGAGCTAGCTGTGTGAGTGGGCTGTAGTTGGGCCGGGTGTGGTGTGTAGGCCGACGAGCCGTAGTTGGGCCGGGTGTGGTGTGTAGGCTGACGAGCCAGGCTGGAAGCAGCTGGTGCCAGCGTGTAACCGATTTAAGTACTCGAAGTCCGTTGCGGACGAGTAACAGACAACAACGACATCATTCCCGTATCTGTTCCTCGacatttccctttcttcttcctccgcttATCTCTCTTTCTCGCCTAAATTCTCTGTTCGACTGCTCCGTCTTGGGCTTGGACCGTAACAATTGGTATCCAGAGCCTTATTCCCCACgaaattccaccaaaaatttgtTTCGCTCGTGCTTGGCTCGCCGGAGATCTAGCACCGCCGCGCAAGCCGCCGAAGCTGCAGACTCAGATGGCGGCAACGCTTGAGGATTTGGTGCACAAGTTCGAAGGATTCGAGCTAATGATGCAACAATCCCTCGACAAGATCGGTGGACTGGAAGCTTGGCAATCATCTACGGATTCCTCTCTTGGCACGCTGCTCACCAAGTCCGACGAGGCGGCGGTACGTTTGCTCCGTTTGGAGTCGGCACCTCCACCAGTTCCTCGGCaaccacctccgcctccttcgAGTTGGGTTGATCCCTTCGACCTCAACATGGCTCCACCGATGGTGGGGCGCTCATCTGCTCCACCCCCGGAGCGACCCAACGGGCACCGCGGTGACACAACACACCAGGACGTTGGCGGTGGGATCCTCGGATCCCATCCACTGCGCCCGGTCACGGGTGCGTTTCCTGAACCCTCTACCTCTCATTTTGAGACTCCAACTGGGAACAGAGAGTTTGGGTCGCGGAATGCTCCTCTTCCCAAACTTGAGTTTCCTAGTTTTCATGGTGAGAATCCTCGTTTATGGCGTGACCGCTGTGAAATGTATTTTGAGGTTTATGCGGTGAGTCCTCATCTGAAGACGAGGTTCGCGGCTCTCAACTTCAAAGGGAATGCAGCAGCGTGGCTTCGGACGTTCGAGCGCAGGGGCAGGGTGTTGGACTGGGAAGTGTTTTGCGCAGCTGTTCTGGACCATTTTGACAGAGATCAGTATCAGGTCCAGTTGCGTCGATTAGATACACTTCGTCAGTCCGGTTCTGTCTTTGAATATCTAGCACAGTTCGAGGATCTTTCCCATGGAATCTTGCTGTACAATTGTGCTTATGATGACACTTATTTTGTGACACGGTTTTTGGGGGGTCTAAAGGAGGAAATTAGAGCTGCTATTGCCTTGCATCGTCCTAAGGATGTATCATCTGCAGCTGCTTTAGCACTTCTTCAAGAGGAGGAGTTAGCTATCTATGGGAGCCGACATCTTTCTCATGAGTTGGCGAAGTCATCTTTCAGACCTGTATTTGGGTCTGAGAAAGGGAAGGTGAGCATTTCGGATAAACCTGGTTCAgtgaaaccaaagaaggaaaaGGTGGACTCTGATGACAAGGTCAGAGCCTTAATGGCATTTAGGAAGAAAAATGGTTTATGCTATAAATGTGGTGAAAAATGGGGACAACATCATAAATGTCCCCCTCAGGTTCCATTACATGTTATTGAGGAACTACTGGATGCTTTGGAACCATCTGACGGGTGTGACAGTTGTTCCAGTGATGATGAGCAGCACCCGGATGTTGTGATGGCTTTGGGTGATATTTCTACTGCACCAATAGTTAAAAGGAAGACTACGAGGCTACAGGGTTTTATTGGCTCTCAGGAGGTCCTGATTCTGGTGGATTCAGGCAGCATTGGGTCTTTTATCAATGAAGAATTGGCTGCCAAGTTGGATTGTCCTCAACAGGACTGTTCAGTAGCCTCCTTTGTCACAACTGACGGCACACCTATGCATTGTAATAGGAGAATTCAGCAATTGTAGTGGGCTACTCAGCAGCACACTTTCCTAACTGATATGGGCATTTTGCCTTTGAAATGTTTTGATATGATTGTGGGTGAAGATTGGTTAGAGGACTGCAGTCCTATGTGGGTTAATTGGAAAAGGAAGATTATGAGGTTCACTCATAAGGGTAAGAGGATCACATTAAAGGGTATTCCTTCAGAGGTAACCAAATGTACACTAGTTGGAGTAAGAAAAGTCAAGGGGTTATTAAGAAGGCATGCTATTACTCATTGTGTTCTGATGATGCCTCAGTTATCCAAACAGTAGGTTCAAGCAGACTTTCAAGACCTTCGTGCTCTTTCAGATCTTGAATTGTTATCTGTTCAACCTGAGATTAAGCAAGTGCTGTTAGCCTTCAAGCATCTATTTCAGGAACCAACTGTGTTGCCTTCTTCAAGATAGTTTGATCATCACATTGAGTTAATTCCTAGTGCCCAACCTGTTAACATAAGACCTTATAGATACACTCCTGTCCAAAAATCAGAGATTGAGAATCAGTTGGCTGACATGCTTAGGAATGGCATAATCAGGCCCAGCTCGAGTCCATATGCTTCTCCTGTTTTGTTGGTAAGAAAAAAAGGATGGAACCTGGAGATTTTGTGTGGATTATAGGCATTTGAATGCTATTTCTGTGAAGAACAAGCATCCTTTACCAATTGTGGATGAGCTCTTGGATGAATTAGCTGGCTCCAAGTGGTTTTCCAAACTTGATTTCAGATCTAGATATCATCAAATCAGAATTGCCAAGGGTGATGAACATAAAACTGCTTTTCGTTCTCATAGTGGTCTCTATGAGTTTTTGGTCATGCCATTTGGACTCTCAAATGCCCCGGCTACCTTTCAAAGCACTATGAATCTGATTTTTGAACCCTTGCTCAGAAAAGGGGTTTTGGTTTTCATGGATGATATTTTGATTTATTCAGCCACCTTTGAGGACCATGTGGAACTGCTTACCCAGGTGTTCAAAATAATTGAGGCTCATCAATTCTTTATCAAGTTCTCCAAATGTTCTTTTGCACAGCATCGCATTGAATACTTGGGGCATTGTATTTTAGAAAAGGGTTTTTCTACTGAGCCttcaaaacttcaaaaattATGGCTGTTCAGAATTGGCCTACTCCAACTTCTCTTAAAGATTTAAGAGGATTTTTGGGCTTAACTGGGTATTACAGGAAGTTTATTCGGCACTATGGCTTGATTAGTAGACCTCTTACTGCTTTGCTTAAGAAAGGTGTTCAGTTTTAGTGTACTCCTATTACTGACCAAGCTTTTCAGTTGTTGAAGCAAGCCCTGATGCAAGCTCCTGTATTGGCTATTCCCAATTTCAGTAAGCCTTTTGTGCTAGAAACTGATGCTAGTGACAATGGGTTAGGAGCTGTCTTAATGCAGGAGGACCATCCAGTGGCTTATTTGAGTAAATCATTGTGTTCCAAAAACCAGGATTTGTCCACTTATGAAAAGGAATGCTTGGCTATTCTGATGGCAGTTGAGAAGTGGAGGTCTTATCTCCAGAATCAAGAATTTGTCATTCGGACAGATCATAAGAGTCTTCTGTATTTAACTGATCAGCGGGTTCACACCAAGGTGCCGCAAAAGGCTTTACTAAAGTTGATGGACCTCAAGTTCAAGATAGTGTATAAAAAGGGGATCACaaatgctgctgctgatgcactTTCCAGGTGTCCTCCGATTTCACCTATTCTGGCTATTTCTTCCTGTTCTCCTGCTTGGATTGAAAAGCTGGTGCAAGGTTATGAGGATGAT
Above is a genomic segment from Setaria viridis chromosome 4, Setaria_viridis_v4.0, whole genome shotgun sequence containing:
- the LOC117851381 gene encoding pentatricopeptide repeat-containing protein OGR1, mitochondrial encodes the protein MPPAPPSTAAAAAAAQQLESLLPRLTTLSHYKQFHARLLTSGHLCSHPPLRARFLDRLALSPHDTALPYALLLLRSLPAPATNDLNAALRGLAASPQPARSLLLLAGRLLPAPAPPRPRLDALSLSFALKATARCSDALATLQLHAILVRLGVAADVRLMTTLLDSYAKCGDLPSARKVFDEMPVRDVATWNALLAGLAQGTEPNLALVLFHRLAGSFREFLPREEPNEVTIVAALSACAQLGALQDGLGVHEFARKIGAEDNVRVCNALIDMYSKCGSLGRALEVFHSIKLEDRTLVSYNATIQALSTHGHGADALKLFDEMPAWIEPDEVTYLAVLGGCNHAGLVDDGRRVFDSMRVPPNMKHYGTIVDLLGRAGRLDEAHDMIVHMPFPADIVLWQTMLGAAKMHGNVELAELAATKLAELGSNVDGDYVLLSNVYASKARWADVGRVRDTMRSNDVRKVPGFSYTEIDGVMHKFINGDKEHLRWREIYRTLDDIVSRISELGYEPETSNVLHDIGEEEKQYALCYHSEKLAIAFGLISTPPGETIRVIKNLRICGDCHVVAKLISKVYGRVIIIRDRARFHRFEDGQCSCRDYW